One genomic segment of Hymenobacter psoromatis includes these proteins:
- a CDS encoding carboxypeptidase-like regulatory domain-containing protein translates to MKLTASPFDEATGSLLPVYRDAYLRGDLSHRNTKLVDNYLKINQQRSDATLLHFYHMRQQGELVRPVGWMGQQLKLLRTAPQRFRRRAATLATGALLVGGAAMAAISPSVTGTSKIGPEADLPSGEILAVAPAATASAMRLVTVRGRILDENGRPLVGATVLSKTAGRGVSTDATGSYALVVPAGQAGELQYGYGSYTDELVQLNGHYTQNVTLVPRKYTDISIKRRHRWLFF, encoded by the coding sequence ATGAAACTAACCGCTTCTCCCTTCGATGAGGCCACCGGCAGCCTGCTACCGGTGTACCGTGATGCGTATCTCCGGGGCGACTTGTCGCATCGGAATACGAAGCTGGTAGATAACTACCTGAAAATCAACCAACAGCGGAGCGATGCGACGCTGCTGCACTTCTACCACATGAGGCAGCAGGGCGAGTTGGTACGCCCGGTGGGCTGGATGGGCCAGCAGTTGAAGTTGCTGCGCACCGCGCCGCAGCGGTTTCGCCGCCGCGCCGCTACGCTGGCTACGGGAGCCCTGCTGGTGGGTGGGGCCGCAATGGCCGCTATCAGCCCCTCAGTTACTGGTACTAGCAAAATCGGTCCTGAAGCTGATTTGCCCAGCGGCGAAATTCTGGCGGTCGCGCCAGCTGCCACAGCCTCAGCCATGCGGCTTGTCACGGTGCGGGGCCGCATCCTGGACGAGAATGGCCGGCCGCTGGTAGGCGCTACCGTGCTGAGCAAAACTGCGGGCCGGGGTGTGAGCACCGATGCCACGGGCAGCTACGCGCTGGTGGTGCCCGCTGGCCAAGCCGGCGAGCTGCAATACGGCTACGGCAGCTACACCGACGAGCTGGTACAGCTCAATGGGCACTACACCCAAAACGTGACGCTGGTGCCCCGTAAGTACACCGATATTTCGATTAAGAGAAGGCACCGCTGGCTGTTTTTCTAA
- a CDS encoding PASTA domain-containing protein, which produces MSFLKADTWLDVFLHLLLIAALGAALVLGFFYVYLPITTHHGETIVVPKITGMTLADLPAYLNERKLAYFVDDSSYAPGTRPFTVLTQEPAPGEKVKQDRKIYISVAMRRPPVIKMPKLTDGSVKNAQLILKSYDLEIGQLKMVPNVAQNAVLKQLVGGREIAPGAPIAKGTKVDLEVGDGLGNTEFEMPNLLTMPEDEARTLLAGQHLEVGEVFKQAAESGQTPGTVVRQRPVAAPGATIRMGQLVDLWIAE; this is translated from the coding sequence ATGTCTTTCTTAAAAGCGGATACCTGGCTCGACGTTTTCTTGCACCTGCTGCTCATTGCGGCGTTGGGGGCGGCGCTGGTGCTGGGATTTTTCTACGTCTATCTGCCCATCACCACGCACCACGGCGAAACCATTGTGGTGCCCAAAATAACGGGCATGACCCTGGCCGACCTGCCCGCCTACCTCAATGAGCGCAAGCTGGCCTACTTCGTGGACGATAGCAGCTACGCGCCCGGCACGCGGCCCTTCACGGTGCTCACGCAGGAGCCCGCGCCCGGCGAAAAGGTGAAGCAGGACCGCAAAATCTACATTTCGGTGGCCATGCGCCGCCCGCCGGTCATCAAAATGCCCAAGCTCACCGACGGCTCGGTGAAGAACGCGCAGCTTATTCTGAAGAGCTACGATTTGGAAATCGGGCAGCTTAAAATGGTGCCCAACGTGGCGCAGAACGCGGTGCTCAAGCAGCTGGTGGGGGGTAGAGAAATTGCGCCCGGCGCGCCCATCGCCAAGGGCACCAAAGTGGACCTGGAGGTGGGCGATGGCCTGGGCAACACCGAGTTTGAGATGCCCAACCTGCTCACCATGCCCGAAGATGAGGCCCGCACCCTGCTCGCCGGCCAGCACCTGGAAGTGGGCGAAGTCTTCAAGCAAGCCGCCGAAAGTGGCCAAACGCCCGGCACCGTGGTGCGCCAGCGCCCGGTGGCCGCGCCTGGGGCCACCATCCGCATGGGCCAATTAGTGGATTTGTGGATTGCGGAGTAG
- a CDS encoding sterol desaturase family protein — protein MTPTPSLGPQRLRIGEGYISGYASIFLALLALAAVGCFHYPEYLTIPEFREVYTGEAMKTLLMSGIVASFLFATVSFLLSRRKRLPLLGIALATAAVVLGGFAVQARSVEATSWHLGLDWLVLDLLLMSVIFVPIELAFPKNLRQSRFHAEWRTDLVYFAVSHLFVQFFGVITQAPARLLFGHLGLAPLQSWVHGLPLLLALPLALFLTDLFQYATHRLFHSHVYLWRFHSVHHSTQAMDWLAGSRTHFVDIFATRAISFIPLYVCGFSPLAFNCYVLFVSIHAVLIHANTRLKFGFLKYLFVTPQYHHWHHGDDPAHYGINFAIHFPLIDKVFGTYYLPGNEWPAATGVHEAAYPKGYVKQLVYPFTKSPFDHDLHVEEQSSR, from the coding sequence ATGACCCCTACCCCCTCCCTTGGCCCCCAACGCCTGCGTATCGGCGAGGGCTACATTAGCGGCTACGCCTCCATTTTTCTGGCGCTGCTGGCGCTGGCCGCCGTGGGCTGCTTTCACTACCCCGAGTATTTGACCATCCCTGAATTTCGGGAAGTGTACACCGGTGAGGCCATGAAAACGCTGCTGATGAGCGGCATTGTGGCCTCGTTTCTGTTTGCCACGGTCAGCTTCCTGCTGAGCCGGCGCAAGCGGCTACCGCTGCTGGGCATCGCGCTGGCCACGGCGGCCGTGGTGCTGGGCGGCTTTGCGGTGCAGGCCCGCTCGGTGGAGGCTACCAGCTGGCACCTGGGCCTCGACTGGCTGGTGCTCGACCTGCTATTGATGAGCGTGATTTTTGTGCCCATCGAGCTGGCGTTTCCCAAAAACCTGCGGCAGTCGCGCTTCCACGCCGAGTGGCGCACCGATTTGGTATACTTCGCGGTTAGCCACTTGTTCGTGCAGTTTTTTGGGGTCATCACCCAGGCTCCGGCGCGGCTGCTGTTTGGGCACCTGGGCCTGGCCCCGCTGCAAAGCTGGGTGCACGGCCTGCCGCTGCTGCTGGCCCTACCCCTCGCTTTGTTCCTCACCGACTTGTTTCAGTACGCCACGCACCGGCTTTTTCATTCGCACGTGTACTTATGGCGCTTCCACTCGGTGCATCACTCCACGCAGGCGATGGACTGGTTGGCGGGCTCGCGCACGCACTTCGTGGATATTTTTGCTACCCGCGCCATCTCGTTTATTCCGCTCTACGTGTGCGGGTTTTCGCCGCTGGCCTTCAATTGCTACGTGCTGTTCGTGTCCATTCACGCGGTGCTTATTCACGCCAACACCCGCCTGAAATTTGGCTTCCTGAAATACCTCTTCGTGACGCCCCAGTACCACCACTGGCACCACGGCGACGACCCGGCGCACTATGGCATCAACTTCGCCATCCACTTCCCGCTCATCGATAAGGTGTTCGGTACCTACTACTTGCCCGGCAATGAGTGGCCCGCCGCCACCGGCGTGCACGAAGCCGCCTACCCCAAGGGCTACGTGAAGCAGCTGGTCTACCCGTTCACCAAAAGCCCCTTCGACCACGACCTGCACGTGGAGGAGCAAAGCAGCCGGTAG
- a CDS encoding nucleotidyltransferase family protein, translating to MESEYLNLLRLFHAARVEYVIVGGYAVIAHGFPRTTSDIDILVRPTPENARRTVRALIEYGFTHGEFEEADFLKLPNFLSFSRQDLWIDLLTQVKGVSYEECATNALIVETANLPVRYINLRALRKAKAAINRPQDLQDLENLPPS from the coding sequence ATGGAGAGCGAATACTTAAATCTACTGCGCCTATTCCACGCCGCGCGCGTTGAATACGTAATCGTGGGGGGCTACGCGGTTATCGCGCACGGTTTTCCCCGCACAACCAGTGATATTGATATTTTAGTGCGCCCCACGCCGGAAAATGCTCGGCGGACGGTGCGGGCCTTAATAGAATATGGTTTTACGCATGGAGAATTTGAGGAGGCTGATTTTCTGAAACTGCCCAATTTTTTGTCGTTCAGCCGCCAAGATTTGTGGATTGACTTATTGACTCAGGTCAAGGGGGTTTCTTATGAAGAATGCGCAACAAATGCATTAATTGTTGAAACCGCCAACCTACCAGTACGCTACATTAACTTGAGAGCATTGCGTAAGGCAAAAGCTGCTATCAATCGGCCACAGGACTTGCAGGATTTAGAAAACCTGCCTCCTTCCTAA
- a CDS encoding T9SS type A sorting domain-containing protein, with protein MRSLLRFLSLPALLLSLATQAQTVPVVLTPQPLTADPGRTAGRPTPLASAQRTAALALPFFEDFTLPRDGQPSPARWQGATLAYPDGSGLLRTYTGGGAYVSNRLAINPLTRGTATLDALRANGLPYNATSTSFYGATDTLTSLPIDLSGYSVANQLYISYAWQAGTLAGAPATNGGGTSVSLTLEFLDNVGRWNTIWTYGGENKTTNFQQRIFPLNQASYFHSGFQFRFRATGNQSTSRDAFGLDYIYLNTNRTASDTIFQDIATSRGLNSPLRSYTAMPAWQYAAAGRAALNPALSATINNLLPSGNPTPISALGTVRELTSGGFGPATWLTASQQLLAGARQVPIVGDAGTAPLPPDPTPRRYRYALALTTNEANPLTLPNDSTYRDFELADYYAFDDGSAEAFLPLPAQSTGPATYFAYPITVAQADQVKSIRLAPFFNNIPTSQGGENFQNRSVTVAVWADNNGQPADLPLATQTGVLLQSLATTQSFQEITFTTPVPVTGRFYIGYGQASGGQFLPYGYDLNNTSTAPTLFYNTQGVWTKPNLTTPGTIMMRAVLNNNVAVTSTRAAVSAQFSLFPNPAPTGTVVAVSGPAFRRATVLDVLGRPVWQQPAAEAGQATLRLPANLPGGVYLVQLTLADGSVATRRLAVQ; from the coding sequence ATGCGCTCGCTACTCCGCTTCCTATCCCTGCCCGCGCTGCTACTGAGCCTGGCGACGCAGGCCCAGACCGTGCCCGTCGTGCTCACGCCCCAGCCGCTGACCGCCGACCCCGGCCGCACGGCCGGCCGGCCTACCCCCCTGGCATCGGCCCAACGCACGGCGGCCCTGGCACTGCCTTTTTTCGAGGATTTTACGCTGCCCCGCGATGGGCAGCCTAGCCCGGCCCGCTGGCAGGGCGCAACGCTTGCCTACCCCGATGGTAGCGGCCTGCTCCGAACCTACACCGGCGGCGGGGCCTACGTGAGCAACCGCCTGGCTATCAATCCGCTCACGCGCGGCACGGCCACGCTCGATGCCCTGCGCGCCAATGGCTTGCCCTATAATGCTACTTCGACTTCATTTTACGGCGCTACCGATACGCTGACTTCGCTACCCATTGATTTGAGTGGCTATTCGGTAGCTAACCAGCTGTATATCAGCTATGCCTGGCAGGCGGGTACGCTGGCCGGCGCGCCGGCAACGAACGGCGGCGGCACGTCGGTGAGCCTGACGCTGGAGTTTCTGGACAACGTGGGGCGCTGGAACACCATCTGGACCTACGGCGGCGAGAATAAGACGACAAATTTCCAGCAGCGGATTTTCCCGCTCAACCAGGCCAGCTATTTCCACAGCGGCTTTCAGTTTCGGTTTCGGGCCACCGGCAACCAGAGCACGAGCCGCGACGCCTTTGGGCTGGATTATATTTATTTAAATACCAACCGCACGGCCAGCGACACAATTTTTCAGGATATTGCCACCAGCCGGGGGCTGAACAGCCCCTTGCGCAGCTACACGGCCATGCCGGCCTGGCAATACGCCGCTGCGGGCCGCGCCGCCCTGAACCCGGCCCTGAGCGCTACCATCAATAACCTGCTGCCCAGCGGCAACCCTACCCCCATCAGCGCGCTCGGCACGGTGCGCGAGCTGACCAGCGGCGGCTTTGGGCCGGCTACCTGGCTCACGGCCAGCCAGCAGCTGCTGGCCGGCGCGCGCCAGGTGCCGATAGTCGGCGATGCCGGCACGGCTCCGCTGCCCCCCGACCCTACCCCCCGCCGCTACCGCTACGCGCTGGCCCTGACCACCAACGAAGCCAACCCCCTGACGCTGCCCAACGACAGCACCTATCGCGACTTTGAACTTGCCGACTACTACGCCTTCGATGATGGCTCGGCTGAGGCTTTTTTGCCGCTGCCGGCCCAGAGCACCGGGCCCGCTACGTACTTCGCCTACCCCATCACGGTGGCCCAGGCCGACCAAGTGAAATCTATTCGGCTGGCCCCATTTTTCAACAATATTCCGACTTCTCAGGGGGGCGAAAATTTCCAGAACCGCTCGGTGACGGTGGCCGTGTGGGCCGATAACAACGGCCAGCCCGCCGACCTGCCGCTGGCTACCCAGACCGGGGTGCTGCTGCAAAGCCTGGCCACTACCCAGTCGTTTCAGGAAATTACTTTCACTACGCCGGTGCCCGTGACGGGGCGCTTTTACATCGGCTACGGGCAGGCTTCGGGTGGGCAATTCCTACCCTACGGCTACGATTTGAATAATACCTCCACGGCCCCTACCCTCTTTTACAACACGCAGGGCGTGTGGACCAAACCGAACTTGACGACGCCCGGCACTATCATGATGCGGGCCGTGCTGAATAATAATGTGGCTGTCACCAGCACCCGCGCGGCGGTGAGCGCGCAGTTTAGCCTTTTTCCTAACCCCGCCCCCACCGGTACGGTAGTGGCCGTGAGCGGGCCAGCCTTCCGGCGGGCCACCGTGCTCGACGTGCTGGGCCGCCCCGTGTGGCAGCAGCCCGCCGCCGAGGCCGGCCAGGCTACCCTGCGCCTGCCCGCTAACCTACCCGGCGGCGTGTACCTGGTGCAGCTAACGCTGGCCGATGGCAGCGTGGCCACGCGCCGGCTGGCGGTGCAGTAA
- a CDS encoding RecQ family ATP-dependent DNA helicase yields the protein MPAPPATTAAPLDLLRQYWGHQEFRPGQQQIIEAVLAGHDALALLPTGGGKSVCFQVPALARPGLCVVVTPLIALMLDQVAGLRQRGLKAEAVYAGMSHQEIDQALDNCVYGREVKFLYVSPERLLTDLFRARVARMSVGLLAVDEAHCLSQWGYDFRPPYLRIAELRALLPSAVPCIALTATATAQVRQDIVEKLVFRPGYGIFTQSFARPKLSYSVLPTEDKPRRLLEVLRGVGPGKTGIVYARTRRQTEDTAAWLSQQGLPAAAYHAGLSAEQRTRTQQNWLTDKTRIIVATNAFGMGIDKPDVRVVAHLDAPATLEAYYQEAGRAGRDGLYAFAVLLSGPNDADGLRRQAALAHPPPDVVRRVYQALANYSRTAVGGGELVAFDFDLGAFAETYRLKAVEAYQALKVLEQQGFVQLTEAVNQPARVQLISNQDDLYRFQVANAQHDLLIKALLRLYGGELFVAFQGVSESNLARHLRQSTTDVTRQLRYLHSAGVLHYQPRRELPQALFTTPRYDAAQLPLDERRLKAAKQLTEHQTKSVIEYAAGTTRCRQQTLLDYFAEPDAPACGVCDVCLARKKARQAPINSAALPAALLALLRAAPLLPREVVARYPPAEAEAVTAALRGLVELGQLAYAPDGRLRVTAR from the coding sequence ATGCCTGCCCCGCCTGCCACTACCGCCGCCCCGCTCGATTTGCTGCGCCAGTACTGGGGCCACCAGGAGTTTCGGCCGGGACAGCAGCAGATAATTGAGGCGGTGCTGGCGGGGCACGATGCGCTGGCCCTGCTGCCCACCGGGGGCGGCAAAAGCGTGTGCTTCCAGGTGCCGGCGCTGGCCCGGCCGGGGCTGTGCGTGGTCGTGACGCCGCTCATCGCCCTCATGCTGGACCAGGTGGCGGGCCTGCGTCAGCGCGGGCTCAAGGCCGAGGCCGTGTACGCGGGCATGAGCCACCAGGAAATCGACCAGGCGCTGGATAATTGCGTGTATGGCCGCGAAGTTAAGTTCTTGTACGTCAGTCCTGAGCGGCTACTCACCGACTTGTTTCGGGCGCGGGTGGCGCGCATGAGCGTGGGGCTGCTGGCCGTGGACGAGGCGCACTGCCTCTCGCAGTGGGGCTACGACTTTCGGCCGCCCTACCTGCGCATTGCCGAGCTACGGGCGCTGTTGCCGTCCGCGGTGCCGTGCATCGCGCTCACGGCCACCGCCACCGCGCAGGTGCGGCAGGATATAGTCGAAAAGCTGGTTTTCCGGCCCGGCTATGGCATTTTCACCCAAAGCTTTGCCCGGCCCAAGCTCTCGTACTCGGTGCTGCCGACTGAGGACAAGCCGCGCCGGCTGCTGGAAGTTTTGCGGGGGGTAGGGCCGGGTAAAACGGGCATCGTGTACGCCCGCACCCGCCGCCAGACCGAAGACACCGCCGCCTGGCTCAGCCAGCAGGGCCTGCCCGCCGCCGCCTACCACGCCGGCCTCAGCGCCGAGCAGCGCACCCGCACGCAGCAAAACTGGCTAACCGACAAAACGCGCATCATCGTGGCTACCAATGCCTTCGGGATGGGCATTGACAAGCCCGACGTGCGGGTGGTGGCCCACCTCGATGCGCCCGCCACCCTCGAAGCCTACTACCAGGAGGCCGGCCGCGCCGGCCGCGACGGCCTCTATGCCTTTGCCGTACTGCTCAGCGGCCCCAACGATGCCGACGGTCTGCGGCGGCAGGCGGCGCTGGCCCACCCGCCCCCCGACGTGGTGCGGCGCGTGTACCAGGCGCTGGCCAACTACTCGCGCACGGCCGTGGGCGGCGGCGAGCTGGTGGCGTTTGATTTCGACCTCGGCGCGTTTGCCGAAACCTACCGCCTCAAGGCCGTGGAAGCCTACCAGGCCCTCAAGGTGCTGGAGCAGCAGGGCTTCGTGCAGCTTACCGAGGCCGTGAACCAGCCGGCGCGAGTGCAGCTCATTAGTAACCAGGATGATTTGTACCGCTTCCAGGTGGCCAACGCGCAGCACGATTTACTCATTAAAGCCCTGCTGCGGCTCTACGGCGGCGAGCTGTTCGTGGCGTTCCAGGGTGTTTCAGAAAGCAACCTGGCCCGGCACCTACGCCAAAGTACCACCGACGTAACGCGCCAGCTGCGCTACCTGCACAGCGCGGGCGTGCTGCATTACCAGCCGCGCCGCGAGCTGCCGCAGGCACTCTTTACTACCCCCCGCTACGACGCCGCCCAGCTGCCGCTCGATGAGCGTCGCCTCAAAGCCGCTAAGCAACTAACTGAGCACCAGACAAAGTCGGTGATTGAGTACGCCGCCGGCACCACCCGCTGCCGCCAGCAAACCCTACTCGACTACTTCGCTGAGCCCGACGCGCCTGCTTGTGGGGTGTGCGACGTGTGCCTGGCGCGCAAGAAAGCCCGCCAAGCGCCCATCAATTCTGCCGCGCTGCCCGCCGCCCTGCTGGCGCTGCTACGCGCCGCGCCGCTGCTGCCCCGCGAGGTGGTGGCCCGCTACCCCCCCGCCGAGGCCGAAGCCGTAACGGCCGCTTTGCGCGGCTTAGTGGAGCTGGGTCAGCTGGCCTACGCGCCCGATGGCAGGCTGCGAGTTACGGCTCGTTGA
- a CDS encoding MerR family transcriptional regulator, which translates to MRQYSIRDLAQYSGIKAHTIRTWELRYDLLRPQRTATNIRYYDEHDLRRLLHIASLCSHGQRISQVMQLSEQEREQAVLALEATVADNYEAQLNALTMAMLELNEPLLHRLLTAAISQHGAEPAMLQLVYPLLQRIGLAWQVGGVLNVVQEHLVSQLVRQKLLALLDALPAAPPAGAPRWLLFLPEGELHELALLFLVHALRSRGQQVLYLGQNLPLAAVAATCQSYQPAALLTVLTAGLLPEEVTRYATDLRQQCPEPQLIFYGPLAQQLRASLPPASHLPPLITDVLELIPVVSRAANKQRA; encoded by the coding sequence GTGCGACAGTATTCCATCCGTGACCTGGCTCAGTATTCGGGCATTAAGGCCCATACCATCCGTACCTGGGAGCTACGCTACGACCTGTTGCGGCCTCAGCGCACGGCCACCAATATCCGCTACTACGATGAGCATGACCTGCGCCGCCTGCTGCACATAGCCTCGCTGTGCAGTCACGGCCAGCGCATTTCACAGGTGATGCAACTGAGCGAACAGGAGCGGGAGCAGGCCGTGCTGGCCCTCGAAGCTACCGTGGCAGATAACTACGAGGCGCAGCTCAACGCTTTGACAATGGCCATGTTAGAGCTAAACGAACCCCTGCTGCATCGGCTCCTGACCGCCGCCATCAGCCAGCACGGGGCCGAGCCGGCGATGCTTCAGCTCGTGTATCCGCTGCTCCAGCGCATTGGGCTGGCCTGGCAGGTAGGGGGTGTACTCAACGTGGTCCAGGAGCACCTGGTATCGCAGCTGGTGCGGCAAAAGCTGCTGGCGTTGCTCGATGCGCTGCCGGCCGCCCCGCCGGCCGGGGCACCCCGCTGGCTACTGTTTTTACCCGAAGGCGAGCTGCACGAACTGGCACTGCTTTTTCTGGTGCATGCCTTGCGCAGCCGCGGCCAGCAGGTGCTGTACCTGGGCCAAAACCTGCCCCTGGCAGCCGTAGCGGCCACCTGCCAGTCCTACCAGCCGGCGGCCCTGCTCACGGTGCTTACCGCCGGGCTGCTACCCGAAGAGGTAACCCGCTACGCCACCGACCTGCGCCAGCAGTGCCCCGAACCACAGCTGATTTTTTACGGCCCCCTAGCCCAGCAGCTCCGGGCCAGCCTACCCCCCGCCAGCCACCTACCCCCCCTCATTACCGACGTGCTGGAATTGATTCCGGTTGTGAGCCGGGCAGCAAATAAGCAGCGCGCATGA
- a CDS encoding rhodanese-like domain-containing protein, which produces MPVPDITPAELHQRQQAGEMPTIIDVREPWEFEESHIPGAQNIPLGSLPTKLDDLEEHKDQEVIVHCKSGARSSAAKAFLTQQGFTNVRNLEGGILAY; this is translated from the coding sequence ATGCCCGTGCCCGACATCACTCCCGCCGAACTCCACCAGCGCCAGCAAGCCGGCGAAATGCCCACCATTATCGACGTGCGCGAGCCTTGGGAATTTGAGGAAAGTCACATTCCCGGCGCGCAAAATATCCCGCTCGGCTCGCTGCCCACTAAGCTAGACGACCTGGAAGAGCATAAGGACCAAGAGGTTATCGTACATTGCAAGAGCGGCGCGCGTTCGTCGGCCGCTAAGGCGTTTCTGACTCAGCAGGGCTTCACCAACGTGCGCAACCTGGAAGGCGGTATTCTGGCCTATTGA